The region CCGGCTGTGGGTAATCGAAGCTGGTACGGCTGTAAGGCAGCGGCTGCCCCACCAGCCAGCTGGCGCTGCGTTGCACCAGCAACAACAGGAACTCCTGCAGCAAATGCTCACGGTCGCGGCCACGGTGATCCAGGTGCAGACGGAACATCCAGTCTTCGTCGTCACTGCCGGTGGGCACCAGCGCCACCGTTAGCTGCGGTTGCAGCACGCTGTAGAACCGCGCGCAGCGGCGCAGGAAGCCGCCCAAGGTGTCGGCCCGAGCGGCAAACTCGATCATCAGCGCGAAGGTGCCGCGCCGGCAGGGCGCCGTGCCCAGCCCCATGAACTCATCATCGGTAAGCGCCCACAAACCCTGGATCAGCTGTGTCAGCTCCATCGGTGTCAATCGCGCCGGCGCAGCACCCTCCAGTGCCCAAGACTGCGGCAACCCGGCAGCAGCCAGCAGCGCCGCCGCACTGTGGCCGGCGCGCTGGGCGGCAGCAAGGCAAACGGCGAGGTAATAGTGGGCGACGTAGCGCTTCTGGGTGGTCATCGGCAGATTCGAAATGGCCATTTGGATCAAGGCTTTCGACCTTCCCAGTCATTCCGATCAAAGTCAACGCGGCCTTAAATGGGGTCACGTCACCGACAAAGCGCCACCCGACGGCGCCATTACAACAACAGACAGGACGCCCCATGACCGCACCGATGCTGGATGACCAGGTGGCCCGTGCCACCCGCAACACCCTCGGCGATGCCCTAGCGCGCGCCGCCGCCCACCACGGCACCCGCGATGCGCTGCTATTCCGTGACCGGCATTGGTCGTTCGTTGATCTGGACCGTGCCGCCAGTCATTTGGCCCACCACCTGCTTGGATTGGGCCTGCAACCGGGCGACCGCGTCGCCGCCTACGGCAAGAACTCCGATGTTTATCTGATGCTGTGGCTGGCCTGCACCCGCGCCGGGCTGATCCATGTCCCACTTAACTTCTCGCTGGTTGAGCGCGAGTTGGTGTATGCACTGAACCAATCCGGCGCCCGCGCGCTGCTGTTCGATCCGGCGCTGGCCGACGCGGTCACGGCAGTGATCGCGCAGACACCGGTGGCGCACAGCGCACCACTGCAGCCAATGCCGGGTCGTAGCGATGACTTGCTCACGGTGGTGAAAGCCGCGCCGGCCGATGTGCAGCCACCGGCGCTGGAGCAGGCCGACACCGATGTGGTGCAGATCCTCTACACCTCCGGCACCACCTCCGACCCCAAGGGCGCGATGCACACTCACCGCTCGCTGCTCACCGAATATGCCAGCTGCCAGATCCACCTCGATATCCGCAGCAGCGATCGGGCGCTGGCAGCATTGCCGCTGTACCACTCGGCACAGATGCATGTGTTTACGCTGCCGACACTGCTGGCCGGCGGCACCACTTGGTTGGTGGACGATCCCAGCCCGGCCAACCTGATCGCGCTGCTGCGTGACCACCGTCTGAATGCGTTCTTCGCACCACCAACGGTGTGGATTGCCCTGCTGCGCCACGCCGACTTCGACCCGGCAGGCCTGTCCGCGCTGACCAAGCTGTATTACGGCGCGTCCATCATGCCGGAGCCGATTGTGCATGAACTGGCCGCCAAACTGCCGGCTGCGGGCCTCTACAACTGCTACGGCCAAAGCGAGATCGCGCCGCTGGCCACGGTGTTGCGCCCCGAAGATCACACCACTCGGCCGGCTTCCGCCGGACGCCCGATCCAATCGGTGGTGACCCGCATCCTGCACCCGGACACCGGCGCCGACTGCGCGCCCGGCGAACACGGCGAGATCGTGCACCGCTCACCGCAACTGATGGTGGGTTACTGGCAGAATCCGGACGCCACCGCCAAGGCATTTAAAGACGGCTGGTTCCACTCCGGTGACCTCGGTTACCGCGACGAACAGGGCTTCCTGTTCATCGTTGACCGCATCAATGACGTCATCAATACCGGCGGCGTGTTGGTGGCCAGTCGGGATGTGGAAGAGGTGCTCTACAGCCACCCGCAAGTGGCCGAAGTGGCGGTGATCGGACTGCCAGATGAGCGCTGGGTGGAGGCGGTGTGCGCCGTGATCGTGGTGAAAGCCGGGCAGCAACTGTCAGAAACCGAGTTGGCCGACCACGCGCGCGCGGCGCTGGCTCACTTCAAAGTGCCCAAGCGCTGGTTCTTCGCCGAAGCGCTGCCGAAGAACACCGCCGGCAAAGTACTGAAGCGGGCGCTGCGCCAGCAGTATCAGTGACGGCGTGGCGGCCTTAGCCGGAGCCCCATCTACCCGCGCCCTCCACTTAGGGAGGGGCGGGTTTAATGATGCGGCACTGGGTGGCCGCTTGGCCGCGCACCGGGAGCGGCGGCTGCCGTTTTCAGCACAGCGGAGAGCAAAAATGATAGGCCGGCACCTTTAACACGCCGCGGCCGGCACCGTTGCCCGCAGCGCCGGCATGTCTTACAGCAAATGCGGATCAACATCCTGGATGTGGCGCGACACCGCTAGCCAGGCGCCGAGCAGGCCGAGCATGCCGGCGAACAGCGGCAGCATGAATAGGTTGGCCCAGCCCACGCCAAGCAGGTTGTATTCACTGTCGTACAGCTCGATCAACTGCTCTGCCGGCGAGCCGATCCACAGCAACGCGGCCTGCACCAGCACCACCGCCAGCACACCGCCAGCAAAGCCGAAGCAAAAGCCGGAATAGAGGAACGGCCGGCGCACGAATCCATCCGTGCCACCAACAATCTTCACCACCACGATCTCCTCGCGGCGATTCTCGATCGCCAGCCGGATGGTGTTCACCACCACCAGCATCACCGCCAGCGCCAGCGCCAGCGTGAGCACCGTAACAATGCGGGCAGCCAGCTCGATCATGGCGTGCAACCGCTTCACCCACTCCACATCCAGCTGCACCAGATCCACTTCTGGCAGCGCCTTGATCTGCGTCTGCAAGGTGGCCAGCGCTTCCGGCCGGGTGTCTTTGGGGAACACCAACAGCACCGGCGGCAAGGGGTTGTCCGGCAGTGCCTCCAGCACGTCACCGAAGCCGGATAGGGTTTTGTACTCGTCCAGCGCTTGCTGCGGCGTAATCACTTGCACCCGCTCAACGTCAGCCCGCTGACCGACTTTGGTCGCCAACTGGCGCTGGGCGGTTTCGTTGGTGGCTTTCTTGAGGAATACCGACAGGTGCGCTTGCCCATCCCAGCCGGCGGTGGCGGCGCGGGCGTTTTCCAGCAGCACGCTGATGCCAGTGGGCAGCGCCAGCGCAATGGCGATCACCAGCACCGTCATCAACGTGGAGATCGGCTGGTTGCGCATGCGGTTGACCGCGTCCAGCGCCGAGTCGCGATGGTGCAGGCGCCACGCCAACAAGCGATCACGCCAGGCACTGCGCGCCACACTGGCGCCCACGCGCGGCTTCGCTGCCGGCGCCGAACGGCTGTTACGCGCCATGGGCAGGCTCCTCGCGGTCGGCCACCAGCCGGCCATCGCGCAGCGACAGCAGGCGATGGTCATAGCGGTCGATCAATGACAGATCGTGGGTGGCGATCAGCACTGCCACGCCGACATTGGCGAAATCTTGGAACAGATCCATGATCTCTGCCGACAGCGCCGGATCGAGGTTACCGGTGGGTTCATCCGCCAGCAGCAGCGGCGGCTTGTTGACCACCGCGCGGGCGATGCCGATACGCTGCTGCTCACCGCCAGACAGCATCACCGGGTTGAGCTTCTCCTTGCTCAGCAGGCCCACCTTGTCCAGCGCCGCCCGTACCCGCTTGCCGATGTCGGCGCGCGGGAAGCCGGCGATCACCAGCGGCAACGCCACATTGTCGAACACGCTACGGTCGAACAGCAGCTGGTGGTTCTGGTGCACCATGCCGATCTTGCGGCGAATGTAAGGAATGCCAGAGGTGCCGACGGTGGACAGCGGCACGCCGTCCACCAGCACCTCACCGGCGGTGGGGCGCTCGATCATCATGATCAGTTTCAGCAATGTGCTCTTGCCGGCCCCGGAGTGGCCGGTGAGGAAGGTCAGCTCACCCGCCGGCAGCGTCAACGACACCTGCCGCAGCGCATCGCGACCACCGCCACCGGGAATCGGATAGCGCTTGCTGACTCGATCCAGTTGGATCATGCGGCCCCCTTAGCCCCGGGTGACGTCCTCGAACAGTGCTTTGACGAACTCTTCGGCGTCGAACGGCCGCAGGTCTTCCAATTGCTCACCGACACCGATGAAGCGGATCGGCAGCCCAGTGCGCTTGGCCAACGCGAACAGGATGCCGCCTTTGGCGGTGCCATCAAGCTTGGTCAACACCAGCCCAGTGACGCCCACCGCCTGGCGGAATTCCAGCGCCTGGTTGACGGCGTTCTGACCGGTGCAGGCGTCCAACACCAGCAGCACTTCGTGGGGCGCATCCGGCACCAGCTTTTTCATCACCCGGGTGACTTTGGTCAGCTCGTCCATCAACCCGGTGCGGGTATGCAGTCGGCCCGCGGTGTCCGCCAACAGGATGTCGACGCCACGGCTCTGCGCCGCCTGCACGCCGTCGTAGACCACTGACGCGGAGTCGGCACCGGTGTGCTGGGCAATCACCGGGATCTGGTTACGCTCGCCCCACACCTGCAGCTGTTCTACCGCCGCCGCGCGGAAAGTGTCACCGGCGGCCAGCATCACTGACTTGCCTTCCATGCGGAAACGCTTGGCCAGCTTGCCGATGGTGGTGGTCTTGCCGACACCGTTGACGCCCACCATCAGAATCACGTGGGGGCGGTTGTCGGGATTGATTTCCAGCGGCTGGCTCACCGGCGCGATCAGCTTGCGCAGCTCGTCTTGCAGCGCTTCATACAGCGCATCGGCGTCCACCAGTTCTTTACGGCCGACCCGCTCGGTGAGCGCATTGATGATGGTGTCGGTGGCTTCCACCCCGACGTCCGCCACCAGCAGTTGGGTTTCGATGTCTTCGAAAATTTCGTCGTCGATTTCTTTGGCGCCCACCAGCAGGTCGGCGAGGCCCTTGCCGAACGATTGGCGGGTTTTGCCGAGGCCCTGCTTCATGCGCGACCAGAAACCTTCGCGGGCCGGCTCATCGTCCGCAGCGACAGCGTCCGCCTCAGCAGCTGGTTCGATCGCTGGCTCGGCGGCAACCACCGGCGCGGGCATCACTGCCGGGGCTACCGGTTCTGCTGCGATCGGTGCAGCGGCACTATTGGCCGCCGCAGCATCGTCCGCAGGCGCATTGGACCCGGTTTCGGTCGGTGCCACGGTGCCATCAGCGTCCGTCTCCGCCGGCGCGTCGCCGCGGCGCTTGAACATGCGGGAGAAGAACCCGCCCTTGCCCTGCTCGGCGGCAGGGGCTTGATCATCCGGCTCAGGCCGGGAAACTTCATCAGTCATTGCAGGTCTTTCCGTTAGCCACGGCGGAGTGCTTCCGACGCCGGGCTATCCTATCATCCCGCTCCACCCATAGAAACGCGGCAGCGGCGGCTCTGCCGACCGCGCCCGCTGCGACCAAAAGGGGACGCCATGCGCCTGTTTCTGATGCTTTCACTGCTGTGTGCCACTGCTGCACAGGCGGCGACGGCGCCACCTCCGACCCACGATTTTACGCTCGACAACGGCCTGCGCGTGCTGGTGCGCGAAGACCACCGGGCGCCGGTGGTGACGGTGATGCTGTGGTACAAAGTCGGCAGCATTGACGAGCCGGCGGGGCGCACCGGCCTCAGCCACATGCTTGAGCACATGATGTTCAAGAACACGCGTCATCTGACGCCGGGCGACTACTCGGCATTGGTGTCACGCTTCGGCGGCCAGACCAACGCCTTCACCTCCTACGAGTACACCGGCTACTACCAGCAGTACGACGCCTCGCGGCTGCCGCTGGCACTGGAGCTGGAAGCCGAGCGCTTGGCGAACTTGGAAATCGATGCCGAGGAGTTTTCCCGCGAGGTGCAGGTGGTGCTCGAAGAACGCCGCCAGCGCACCGATGACAATCCCTCGGCGCTGGCCTGGGAGCGCTTCGCTGCCATCTTGCGTCCGGGCACCGGCTACGCCCATCCAGTGATCGGCTGGCAGCGCGACATCGAGCAATACACCCCGCAGCAGGCCATGGCGTGGTACCAAGAGTGGTACAGCCCGGCCAACGCGGTGCTGGTGATTGCCGGCGATGTAACGTTGGAACAGGCCCGCGCTCAAACCGAACGCTTCTTCGCCGCGTTGCCGGCGGATCCGGTGCCGGACCGCCCCACACCGCGCCAAGCACCGGCTGCCGGCGAACGCCGCCTGTCGCTGTCGCTGCCGGTACAAGTGCCATCGCTGTACATGGGCTGGAACGTACCGTCACTGGCCACCGCCGACAACGCCGCCGACTACTATGCACTGATGATGCTGGCCGGCGTGCTCGACGGCGGCTACAGCGCGCGCATCGAAAGCAACCTGGTGCGCGGCCGCCAGCTGGCCACCGGCGCCGGCGCCCAATACGGCGGACTGGCACGGGAGGACGGCGTGTTCATCATGACCGCCTCGCCGGCCCCCGGCGTATCGCTGGCAGCACTGGAAGCAGCACTGGAGCAGGAGCTCGATACCCTGCGCACCACCCCGCCCAGCGCCGAGGAGCTGAAACGGGTGCGGGCACAGATGCTGTCGTCATCAGTGTTCGAGCAAGACTCGGTGTTTGGCCAAGCCATGGAACTCGGCTACCTGACCATCATTGGCCAAGACTGGCGTTTGGCCGACCAACTTGATCAGCGCTTGGCCGATGTCACGCCGCAGCAGGTCAGCGATGCCGCTAAACGCTTCCTCACCCGTGACCGCCGTGCGGTGGCAGAAGTGCGCCCGCTCAATCAGGAGGGCACCCAGCCATGAGCCTCAATAAAATCCTGCGCCTAGTAATCATCGCCGCGGTGGCCGCTGGCTTGGTGTGGCTGATTATCAGCCGCCCGGAACAGCTGGCGCCGAGCGCCGCCGTAGCGCCATTCCCGCAGTCACTGCCGGAAGTGGAGGAGGCACCGCTCGGCCGTCGCCAGTTGGATAT is a window of Alcanivorax sp. REN37 DNA encoding:
- a CDS encoding AraC family transcriptional regulator ligand-binding domain-containing protein encodes the protein MAISNLPMTTQKRYVAHYYLAVCLAAAQRAGHSAAALLAAAGLPQSWALEGAAPARLTPMELTQLIQGLWALTDDEFMGLGTAPCRRGTFALMIEFAARADTLGGFLRRCARFYSVLQPQLTVALVPTGSDDEDWMFRLHLDHRGRDREHLLQEFLLLLVQRSASWLVGQPLPYSRTSFDYPQP
- a CDS encoding fatty acyl-CoA synthetase, with the translated sequence MTAPMLDDQVARATRNTLGDALARAAAHHGTRDALLFRDRHWSFVDLDRAASHLAHHLLGLGLQPGDRVAAYGKNSDVYLMLWLACTRAGLIHVPLNFSLVERELVYALNQSGARALLFDPALADAVTAVIAQTPVAHSAPLQPMPGRSDDLLTVVKAAPADVQPPALEQADTDVVQILYTSGTTSDPKGAMHTHRSLLTEYASCQIHLDIRSSDRALAALPLYHSAQMHVFTLPTLLAGGTTWLVDDPSPANLIALLRDHRLNAFFAPPTVWIALLRHADFDPAGLSALTKLYYGASIMPEPIVHELAAKLPAAGLYNCYGQSEIAPLATVLRPEDHTTRPASAGRPIQSVVTRILHPDTGADCAPGEHGEIVHRSPQLMVGYWQNPDATAKAFKDGWFHSGDLGYRDEQGFLFIVDRINDVINTGGVLVASRDVEEVLYSHPQVAEVAVIGLPDERWVEAVCAVIVVKAGQQLSETELADHARAALAHFKVPKRWFFAEALPKNTAGKVLKRALRQQYQ
- the ftsX gene encoding permease-like cell division protein FtsX is translated as MARNSRSAPAAKPRVGASVARSAWRDRLLAWRLHHRDSALDAVNRMRNQPISTLMTVLVIAIALALPTGISVLLENARAATAGWDGQAHLSVFLKKATNETAQRQLATKVGQRADVERVQVITPQQALDEYKTLSGFGDVLEALPDNPLPPVLLVFPKDTRPEALATLQTQIKALPEVDLVQLDVEWVKRLHAMIELAARIVTVLTLALALAVMLVVVNTIRLAIENRREEIVVVKIVGGTDGFVRRPFLYSGFCFGFAGGVLAVVLVQAALLWIGSPAEQLIELYDSEYNLLGVGWANLFMLPLFAGMLGLLGAWLAVSRHIQDVDPHLL
- the ftsE gene encoding cell division ATP-binding protein FtsE, which encodes MIQLDRVSKRYPIPGGGGRDALRQVSLTLPAGELTFLTGHSGAGKSTLLKLIMMIERPTAGEVLVDGVPLSTVGTSGIPYIRRKIGMVHQNHQLLFDRSVFDNVALPLVIAGFPRADIGKRVRAALDKVGLLSKEKLNPVMLSGGEQQRIGIARAVVNKPPLLLADEPTGNLDPALSAEIMDLFQDFANVGVAVLIATHDLSLIDRYDHRLLSLRDGRLVADREEPAHGA
- the ftsY gene encoding signal recognition particle-docking protein FtsY, yielding MTDEVSRPEPDDQAPAAEQGKGGFFSRMFKRRGDAPAETDADGTVAPTETGSNAPADDAAAANSAAAPIAAEPVAPAVMPAPVVAAEPAIEPAAEADAVAADDEPAREGFWSRMKQGLGKTRQSFGKGLADLLVGAKEIDDEIFEDIETQLLVADVGVEATDTIINALTERVGRKELVDADALYEALQDELRKLIAPVSQPLEINPDNRPHVILMVGVNGVGKTTTIGKLAKRFRMEGKSVMLAAGDTFRAAAVEQLQVWGERNQIPVIAQHTGADSASVVYDGVQAAQSRGVDILLADTAGRLHTRTGLMDELTKVTRVMKKLVPDAPHEVLLVLDACTGQNAVNQALEFRQAVGVTGLVLTKLDGTAKGGILFALAKRTGLPIRFIGVGEQLEDLRPFDAEEFVKALFEDVTRG
- a CDS encoding M16 family metallopeptidase, translated to MRLFLMLSLLCATAAQAATAPPPTHDFTLDNGLRVLVREDHRAPVVTVMLWYKVGSIDEPAGRTGLSHMLEHMMFKNTRHLTPGDYSALVSRFGGQTNAFTSYEYTGYYQQYDASRLPLALELEAERLANLEIDAEEFSREVQVVLEERRQRTDDNPSALAWERFAAILRPGTGYAHPVIGWQRDIEQYTPQQAMAWYQEWYSPANAVLVIAGDVTLEQARAQTERFFAALPADPVPDRPTPRQAPAAGERRLSLSLPVQVPSLYMGWNVPSLATADNAADYYALMMLAGVLDGGYSARIESNLVRGRQLATGAGAQYGGLAREDGVFIMTASPAPGVSLAALEAALEQELDTLRTTPPSAEELKRVRAQMLSSSVFEQDSVFGQAMELGYLTIIGQDWRLADQLDQRLADVTPQQVSDAAKRFLTRDRRAVAEVRPLNQEGTQP